A part of Terriglobales bacterium genomic DNA contains:
- a CDS encoding cytochrome C oxidase subunit II has translation MGKFFSAIVAVIALASAGLFLSRHWMPSPTARHAPILDSQLHWTLVDAGVIFLIAQFVLAAFVWKFRALPDRKTRSFPVGVRIAIIIAVVFIGIELFSAATLGRRAWASMYDGSASNSLQVEAMGQQFAYYFRYAGADGKFGPVHTDKINASIGNYFGLDRANDDASKDDVVSAELVLPENRPIDLFLTAQDVIHSFYVRELRVQQDMVPGMRIPVHFTPTKAGRYEVVCTQLCGLGHYRMRAYVRIVPETEFENWMRAHSR, from the coding sequence ATGGGTAAATTCTTCTCGGCCATCGTTGCCGTGATCGCGTTGGCTTCAGCAGGGCTCTTTTTGTCTCGCCACTGGATGCCCTCCCCTACCGCAAGGCATGCGCCCATTCTGGATTCTCAACTGCATTGGACGCTCGTCGATGCGGGCGTGATCTTCCTGATCGCACAGTTCGTGCTGGCCGCTTTCGTATGGAAGTTTCGCGCGCTTCCCGACAGGAAAACGAGGAGCTTTCCAGTAGGAGTTCGGATCGCAATCATCATTGCCGTCGTGTTTATCGGCATTGAGCTTTTTAGCGCAGCCACGCTTGGCAGGCGAGCATGGGCCAGCATGTACGACGGCTCCGCATCGAATTCGCTCCAGGTGGAAGCTATGGGGCAACAGTTCGCTTATTACTTTCGCTATGCGGGTGCAGACGGGAAGTTTGGCCCGGTGCACACCGACAAAATCAACGCGAGCATCGGGAATTACTTCGGACTTGATCGCGCTAACGATGACGCTTCGAAAGACGATGTCGTGAGTGCCGAATTGGTATTGCCCGAGAATCGGCCTATTGATCTTTTCCTCACAGCGCAGGATGTGATTCACAGCTTCTACGTGCGCGAGCTGCGGGTGCAACAGGATATGGTTCCCGGAATGAGAATTCCCGTCCATTTCACTCCTACCAAAGCCGGTAGGTATGAAGTGGTGTGCACGCAGCTTTGTGGTTTAGGACACTATCGTATGCGTGCCTACGTACGAATCGTTCCAGAAACGGAATTCGAAAACTGGATGCGAGCGCACAGCAGATGA